GCAATCGGAGTGAGCATCATCTCTTTCGCCTTCTTCTGGTCGGTGGTGTGGCCCAAGACCCAGCAGAGTTTCATATAGGCAACTTCCGGCAACATATTATCGCAGGGGATAATCCCAAGGTCCAATAAATCCCTGCCCGTATCATATACATACATCTGGACATAGCCCCACAAGGTCTGGACCGTCATCACCACGGTAATCCCTTTATCCACCGCTTTCTTTAACGGCGCATACAAGGGCTTGTTGACGTGGCCCAAACCCGTCCCGGCAATCACGATTCCCTGATAGCCATTATCAATCAGCGAATCTATCATATCCGGCTTCATATTGGGATAATAATAAACAATGGCGACCTTCTCGTTAAAGGCGGTATCTATCTTGACCTTCCTGTCGTTCCGGCGGCGCTTGTAATTATCCGTAAAGAACTTAAATTCGGTGGGTGAAACAAGCCCGATGGGAATATTCCCGATGGTGCGGAAGGTGCTACGGTAACTCGAATGCATTTTTCGGACGCGCGTGCCGCGGTGCAACAAGCAATACTGGTCGCTGGTGGGCCCGAACATGCAGACCATAACCTCGGCGACATCGCTATGGGCGGCGGTGCGGACGGAATTTATGAGGTTCAGCGCCGCGTCGCTTGACGGGCGGTCGCTGGAACGCTGGGAACCGACCATAACTATCGGCACAGGCGAATCCTGCACCATGAAAGAAAGTATCGCCGCGGTGTGGTGCATGGTATCAGTTCCGTGCCCTATCACAATTCCGGCGGCGCCGTTGGCAATTTCTTTCCCGATTGCCTGGGCAGTGCCTATATACTGTTCCGGCCCCATATTCTCACTGAAGACGCCGAAAAGCTTTATGGTTTTAAGATTACAGATATCGGCAAGTTCAGGTACGGCCCCGTATAATTCTCCCGGAGTGAATGCCGGAATCACCGCACCAGTCCGGTAATCAAGGCGCGAAGCAATCGTTCCACCTGTTCCCAAAAGGGTTACGTAGGCGGTATCGGTCGGACTTAAAATTTTCCGGTATTTTATAGATGGCTTCCTTAAATCCTTTTTCCTCTATCGAGGTGATATTGGCGATATTAAGCCCGGTGTTATAGCCGGAACGGAGTTTCAAAACGATATGCTCGTCATCCGCGGTTTCCGAACGCGGCAGGATAATACCGATAAATTCGCCTTTATTGGTATTGACAACGACATCGCTCCAAACCTTGACGTTGAACTCAATCAGTTTGGCCTTCGCCCTGCCTTTATAACCTTTGTAAATATTGTCCGCCATATTATTTCGTTACGATTTCCAAAAGCTCAACTTCGAATATAAGCATTGTATTAGGACCTATCGGACCGCCCGGCCGCGGATTCATTCCGTAAGCAATATTAGAGGGAATAAAAAGCTTGTATTTACTGCCAACATTCATCAGCTGCAATGCCTCAATCCACCCTTTGATTACCCCGCCGACCTGGAATTCAGCCGGAACCCCTCGGTCATAAGAACTGTCAAAAACCGTGCCGTCAATCAAAGTCCCGCGGTAATGGACGCGAACCGTATCGGTCAGCTTGGGCTGTGGGCCATCGCCTTTCACCAGGATAACATACTGCAATCCACTGGCCGTGGTCATCACGCCTTCTTTCCCTTTGTTTTCCGCCAGGAACGCCTCGCCTTCCTTAAGATTTTTCTCGGCTAATTCTGCCATCTGGGCGGATGGCGGCGGTTGCT
This genomic interval from Planctomycetota bacterium contains the following:
- a CDS encoding FKBP-type peptidyl-prolyl cis-trans isomerase, translating into MNKLILPLAIVVFIGVILLYVSSQKQSGLNAPPAPTPNTATPGVTETQPKKALTTYEEKLSYIYGLEIGGNFKQLDKGVDFQSFCQGVDDFLKGNKPVISQEEAMAIRNEWVARQQSKQPPPSAQMAELAEKNLKEGEAFLAENKGKEGVMTTASGLQYVILVKGDGPQPKLTDTVRVHYRGTLIDGTVFDSSYDRGVPAEFQVGGVIKGWIEALQLMNVGSKYKLFIPSNIAYGMNPRPGGPIGPNTMLIFEVELLEIVTK